A genomic window from Neoarius graeffei isolate fNeoGra1 chromosome 5, fNeoGra1.pri, whole genome shotgun sequence includes:
- the im:7147486 gene encoding zinc finger protein 227 isoform X2 — translation MLGLQETRPTGTSSSKSYSCVACSATFHGLASLLVHQASHASEVSSPVGTTSHVCSHCGGLFASRELLEKHHCMVLAPPVTQDLHARECGEEFQEIGAIQEYKKIHEMKAFTESDTDSTIKIEVITGGSHSVPVLPSESSSSHGTEESLHESSQTLSDVEKKECISVSTVAPMQQHVSQEHHDGLLSTCVSSPEISTEACSDSFKNEPKLVENDNVNISDSEESPEQSTVTNKKALLKMLASAYMSRRQPAQIKWGQNKRALPPRKVSPRAPVQVPVAISASNPECTVNQLRQQVVQYAPNQEGFIPSERTFSNKSSVVPMTKVLCPVVALETRQKLCRDNVEGRYQCGICRRVFQNKDGLIMHHVLHRKERVKFCRRCQQFVISVIGVPDSHVCSGYAGAANSFPTIMYPRKLFRCHLCNRSYTRRHRLKTHKCQWIAALAQKDATVCNTGGESNATEQLLSVKNSTGHINIAVNTDCTNSIKMEETVESQDEDTFQMNPNSKSEMSPKSFLPFLPNTSKFALVQSKENVNEMLKRENSTNSSTSEAEGRAGSSTEGSESSERGQWTVPLDDAEIDVLTDDENCNNLEMSPKENTDDEVIILEPSVNCGTANLTHSSKDFQVNVSDGGIRRFSCNRCQKSYSRRFTLNQHLMICRSRKLMEPNSYGNVSANIIGVKKKFPCPHCGSSFTRKDNMNMHRKRCQSMRDANTLDGNGMLDKQNQAAQENIFVLPPVSKSQVRQEGGSNVGGGSWGIMSLPSVLPRKVTCECGASFTCPRLLFEHLQMHALESYICSHCGENLQSWADFEAHQQLHLQTSRPKIEDKGSQQQSHVQSLLQQEPNLQTSVQNSKKESQELFKPRLNIRPFTGPYVCHRCKKIFRLRKSLLRHLTRSCKGDSPAENAHSCSRCGMTFQNSLAQDIHMRSNTCTPAFKPLRCPVCVRWFSSLEGLKRHLLSHSQEESLTCQICGCKCSSHAALEEHKRSVHGTNKDSESPTVQSAHVSQSSSSDAFRCQICQRSYPKLQSLKDHLRKVHRPKHLNPVSIGSFESKELSKGIVQQIQTKQFQCHICARTYQDIQSLKNHRRRVHRILGGGLQPSRGSLQQSHSNPFQCQICSRTYPDIRSLRNHRRRVHRILGGLGLEVYKGITHQSNLFKCQICQRSYPDLGALNNHKRREHCILRDVLETTKTDAPHMEQSQSDVFQVAESSGNFEPTA, via the coding sequence ATGCTTGGGCTACAGGAAACAAGACCCACTGGGACTTCGTCCAGTAAATCATATAGCTGTGTGGCGTGCTCCGCCACATTTCATGGTTTAGCATCTCTCTTGGTACATCAAGCATCTCATGCCAGTGAAGTTTCTAGTCCAGTAGGGACTACATCTCATGTTTGCAGTCACTGTGGTGGATTATTTGCAAGCAGAGAACTTCTAGAAAAGCATCACTGCATGGTATTGGCCCCTCCTGTAACTCAGGATTTACACGCACGTGAATGTGGGGAAGAGTTTCAGGAAATTGGTGCTATTCAGGAGTATAAAAAGATACACGAAATGAAAGCCTTTACAGAGTCAGATACTGATTCTACTATAAAAATTGAAGTCATAACAGGTGGCAGCCATTCTGTTCCAGTTCTCCCCTCTGAGAGCTCCTCTTCCCATGGTACTGAGGAATCACTTCATGAGAGCTCACAAACACTTTCTGATGTTGAGAAAAAAGAATGTATATCTGTGTCAACTGTAGCTCCTATGCAGCAGCATGTCTCACAAGAACATCATGATGGATTGCTATCAACATGTGTATCCAGTCCTGAAATTTCCACAGAAGCATGTAGCGATTCCTTTAAAAACGAACCTAAGCTTGTGGAGAATGACAATGTGAATATTTCTGATAGTGAGGAATCACCAGAGCAGTCAACAGTAACAAATAAAAAAGCACTGCTTAAAATGCTTGCTTCTGCCTACATGAGCCGTAGACAGCCAGCCCAGATAAAATGGGGCCAAAACAAGAGGGCCCTGCCCCCCCGAAAAGTTTCACCTAGGGCACCTGTACAAGTGCCAGTGGCTATTTCGGCATCAAACCCTGAGTGCACTGTTAATCAGTTAAGACAACAGGTTGTGCAATACGCCCCTAATCAAGAAGGATTTATACCATCAGAAAGAACCTTCTCAAACAAAAGCAGTGTCGTCCCTATGACCAAGGTTTTGTGTCCTGTGGTGGCACTTGAGACCCGTCAAAAGCTTTGCAGAGACAATGTTGAAGGTAGATATCAGTGTGGGATCTGTCGTAGGGTTTTTCAAAACAAGGACGGTTTAATAATGCATCATGTCTTGCATAGGAAGGAAAGAGTAAAATTCTGTCGCCGTTGCCAGCAATTTGTCATCAGTGTAATTGGTGTTCCAGATAGCCATGTCTGTTCTGGCTATGCTGGAGCAGCCAACTCTTTTCCCACAATAATGTATCCACGAAAATTATTCCGCTGCCATTTATGTAATCGGAGCTATACAAGGCGCCACAGGCTTAAAACACACAAATGTCAGTGGATAGCTGCTTTGGCCCAAAAAGATGCCACAGTCTGCAATACTGGAGGGGAGTCAAATGCAACAGAACAACTTTTGTCAGTGAAGAATTCTACAGGCCATATAAATATTGCTGTGAACACTGACTGCACTAACTCGATAAAGATGGAAGAGACTGTAGAATCTCAAGATGAAGACACATTTCAGATGAATCCTAACTCTAAGTCTGAAATGTCACCCAAAAGTTTCCTGCCTTTTCTTCCCAATACATCTAAATTTGCATTAGTGCAGTCAAAGGAAAATGTTAACGAAATGTTGAAAAGAGAAAATTCCACTAACTCTTCAACCTCTGAAGCTGAAGGAAGGGCTGGCAGTAGCACAGAAGGAAGTGAATCATCAGAAAGAGGCCAGTGGACTGTACCGCTGGATGATGCTGAAATTGATGTGCTGACTGATGATGAAAATTGCAATAATTTAGAGATGTCACCCAAGGAAAACACTGACGATGAGGTCATTATTTTAGAACCATCTGTTAATTGTGGAACAGCAAATTTAACACATTCAAGTAAAGATTTTCAGGTGAATGTTTCTGATGGTGGAATAAGGCGTTTTTCCTGTAACCGATGTCAGAAAAGCTATTCTAGGCGTTTTACGCTAAATCAGCACCTTATGATTTGTAGATCAAGAAAATTAATGGAGCCAAATTCCTATGGAAATGTGTCAGCTAATATCATTGGCGTGAAGAAAAAGTTTCCATGTCCCCATTGCGGTTCTTCATTTACTCGCAAAGATAATATGAATATGCACCGAAAGAGGTGCCAATCCATGAGAGATGCAAACACTTTGGATGGAAATGGGATGTTGGACAAGCAAAACCAAGCAGCCCAGGAAAACATATTTGTGTTGCCACCAGTTTCAAAGAGCCAAGTGAGACAAGAGGGCGGTAGTAATGTTGGGGGTGGAAGCTGGGGCATTATGTCGTTACCATCTGTACTCCCCAGAAAAGTGACTTGTGAGTGTGGTGCTAGTTTTACTTGTCCTAGGCTTTTGTTTGAACATCTACAAATGCATGCACTAGAGTCTTACATTTGTTCCCATTGTGGTGAGAATTTGCAATCTTGGGCTGATTTTGAAGCACATCAGCAATTACATCTGCAAACTTCAAGGCCGAAAATCGAGGACAAAGGGTCACAGCAGCAATCACATGTGCAGTCTCTGCTTCAGCAAGAGCCAAATCTTCAGACATCAGTGCAGAATTCAAAAAAGGAGTCTCAAGAGCTGTTTAAACCACGTTTAAATATCAGGCCCTTCACAGGGCCATATGTTTGCCACAGATGTAAGAAGATCTTTAGACTACGCAAGTCTTTGCTAAGGCACCTAACACGGAGTTGCAAGGGAGATTCTCCAGCTGAAAACGCGCACTCTTGTTCCCGCTGTGGCATGACTTTCCAAAACTCTTTAGCCCAAGATATCCACATGCGTAGCAACACTTGTACCCCTGCTTTCAAACCACTTCGTTGCCCAGTGTGTGTACGTTGGTTTAGCAGCCTTGAAGGACTCAAGAGACACTTGTTGTCACATAGCCAAGAAGAAAGCTTGACTTGTCAGATTTGTGGTTGCAAATGCTCAAGCCATGCTGCACTTGAGGAACATAAACGGAGTGTCCATGGCACAAACAAGGATTCTGAGTCACCGACTGTTCAGTCAGCACATGTTTCACAAAGCAGCTCATCAGATGCCTTTCGCTGCCAGATATGTCAACGCAGTTACCCAAAACTCCAGTCCCTGAAAGACCATCTAAGAAAGGTCCACAGACCAAAACATCTAAACCCAGTCAGCATTGGCAGTTTTGAGTCCAAGGAATTGTCAAAAGGAATTGTACAGCAAATTCAGACCAAGCAATTTCAGTGTCACATTTGTGCTCGCACATACCAAGATATTCAGTCCTTGAAAAATCACAGGAGGAGGGTCCACCGTATTCTAGGAGGTGGACTACAGCCTTCAAGAGGAAGTCTCCAGCAAAGTCATTCCAATCCATTTCAGTGTCAGATCTGTTCACGTACCTACCCTGACATAAGGTCATTGAGAAACCACAGGAGGCGGGTTCATCGCATCCTGGGTGGTCTTGGTCTTGAAGTATACAAAGGGATTACTCATCAGAGCAATCTTTTTAAGTGCCAGATTTGCCAGCGCAGTTATCCAGACCTAGGAGCACTAAATAACCACAAAAGGAGGGAACACTGTATTTTAAGGGATGTACTTGAGACAACAAAAACAGATGCGCCACACATGGAACAATCGCAGTCAGACGTTTTTCAGGTCGCAGAATCCAGTGGGAATTTTGAGCCTACTGCATAA
- the im:7147486 gene encoding zinc finger protein 227 isoform X1, producing MSRHEQEWNSLLKVPFKGAAILPFCGRCQRKSTRIGTTEYIRLSSASFWHPTMLGLQETRPTGTSSSKSYSCVACSATFHGLASLLVHQASHASEVSSPVGTTSHVCSHCGGLFASRELLEKHHCMVLAPPVTQDLHARECGEEFQEIGAIQEYKKIHEMKAFTESDTDSTIKIEVITGGSHSVPVLPSESSSSHGTEESLHESSQTLSDVEKKECISVSTVAPMQQHVSQEHHDGLLSTCVSSPEISTEACSDSFKNEPKLVENDNVNISDSEESPEQSTVTNKKALLKMLASAYMSRRQPAQIKWGQNKRALPPRKVSPRAPVQVPVAISASNPECTVNQLRQQVVQYAPNQEGFIPSERTFSNKSSVVPMTKVLCPVVALETRQKLCRDNVEGRYQCGICRRVFQNKDGLIMHHVLHRKERVKFCRRCQQFVISVIGVPDSHVCSGYAGAANSFPTIMYPRKLFRCHLCNRSYTRRHRLKTHKCQWIAALAQKDATVCNTGGESNATEQLLSVKNSTGHINIAVNTDCTNSIKMEETVESQDEDTFQMNPNSKSEMSPKSFLPFLPNTSKFALVQSKENVNEMLKRENSTNSSTSEAEGRAGSSTEGSESSERGQWTVPLDDAEIDVLTDDENCNNLEMSPKENTDDEVIILEPSVNCGTANLTHSSKDFQVNVSDGGIRRFSCNRCQKSYSRRFTLNQHLMICRSRKLMEPNSYGNVSANIIGVKKKFPCPHCGSSFTRKDNMNMHRKRCQSMRDANTLDGNGMLDKQNQAAQENIFVLPPVSKSQVRQEGGSNVGGGSWGIMSLPSVLPRKVTCECGASFTCPRLLFEHLQMHALESYICSHCGENLQSWADFEAHQQLHLQTSRPKIEDKGSQQQSHVQSLLQQEPNLQTSVQNSKKESQELFKPRLNIRPFTGPYVCHRCKKIFRLRKSLLRHLTRSCKGDSPAENAHSCSRCGMTFQNSLAQDIHMRSNTCTPAFKPLRCPVCVRWFSSLEGLKRHLLSHSQEESLTCQICGCKCSSHAALEEHKRSVHGTNKDSESPTVQSAHVSQSSSSDAFRCQICQRSYPKLQSLKDHLRKVHRPKHLNPVSIGSFESKELSKGIVQQIQTKQFQCHICARTYQDIQSLKNHRRRVHRILGGGLQPSRGSLQQSHSNPFQCQICSRTYPDIRSLRNHRRRVHRILGGLGLEVYKGITHQSNLFKCQICQRSYPDLGALNNHKRREHCILRDVLETTKTDAPHMEQSQSDVFQVAESSGNFEPTA from the coding sequence gAAATCTACAAGAATTGGTACAACTGAGTATATAAGACTCAGTTCTGCCTCCTTCTGGCATCCCACAATGCTTGGGCTACAGGAAACAAGACCCACTGGGACTTCGTCCAGTAAATCATATAGCTGTGTGGCGTGCTCCGCCACATTTCATGGTTTAGCATCTCTCTTGGTACATCAAGCATCTCATGCCAGTGAAGTTTCTAGTCCAGTAGGGACTACATCTCATGTTTGCAGTCACTGTGGTGGATTATTTGCAAGCAGAGAACTTCTAGAAAAGCATCACTGCATGGTATTGGCCCCTCCTGTAACTCAGGATTTACACGCACGTGAATGTGGGGAAGAGTTTCAGGAAATTGGTGCTATTCAGGAGTATAAAAAGATACACGAAATGAAAGCCTTTACAGAGTCAGATACTGATTCTACTATAAAAATTGAAGTCATAACAGGTGGCAGCCATTCTGTTCCAGTTCTCCCCTCTGAGAGCTCCTCTTCCCATGGTACTGAGGAATCACTTCATGAGAGCTCACAAACACTTTCTGATGTTGAGAAAAAAGAATGTATATCTGTGTCAACTGTAGCTCCTATGCAGCAGCATGTCTCACAAGAACATCATGATGGATTGCTATCAACATGTGTATCCAGTCCTGAAATTTCCACAGAAGCATGTAGCGATTCCTTTAAAAACGAACCTAAGCTTGTGGAGAATGACAATGTGAATATTTCTGATAGTGAGGAATCACCAGAGCAGTCAACAGTAACAAATAAAAAAGCACTGCTTAAAATGCTTGCTTCTGCCTACATGAGCCGTAGACAGCCAGCCCAGATAAAATGGGGCCAAAACAAGAGGGCCCTGCCCCCCCGAAAAGTTTCACCTAGGGCACCTGTACAAGTGCCAGTGGCTATTTCGGCATCAAACCCTGAGTGCACTGTTAATCAGTTAAGACAACAGGTTGTGCAATACGCCCCTAATCAAGAAGGATTTATACCATCAGAAAGAACCTTCTCAAACAAAAGCAGTGTCGTCCCTATGACCAAGGTTTTGTGTCCTGTGGTGGCACTTGAGACCCGTCAAAAGCTTTGCAGAGACAATGTTGAAGGTAGATATCAGTGTGGGATCTGTCGTAGGGTTTTTCAAAACAAGGACGGTTTAATAATGCATCATGTCTTGCATAGGAAGGAAAGAGTAAAATTCTGTCGCCGTTGCCAGCAATTTGTCATCAGTGTAATTGGTGTTCCAGATAGCCATGTCTGTTCTGGCTATGCTGGAGCAGCCAACTCTTTTCCCACAATAATGTATCCACGAAAATTATTCCGCTGCCATTTATGTAATCGGAGCTATACAAGGCGCCACAGGCTTAAAACACACAAATGTCAGTGGATAGCTGCTTTGGCCCAAAAAGATGCCACAGTCTGCAATACTGGAGGGGAGTCAAATGCAACAGAACAACTTTTGTCAGTGAAGAATTCTACAGGCCATATAAATATTGCTGTGAACACTGACTGCACTAACTCGATAAAGATGGAAGAGACTGTAGAATCTCAAGATGAAGACACATTTCAGATGAATCCTAACTCTAAGTCTGAAATGTCACCCAAAAGTTTCCTGCCTTTTCTTCCCAATACATCTAAATTTGCATTAGTGCAGTCAAAGGAAAATGTTAACGAAATGTTGAAAAGAGAAAATTCCACTAACTCTTCAACCTCTGAAGCTGAAGGAAGGGCTGGCAGTAGCACAGAAGGAAGTGAATCATCAGAAAGAGGCCAGTGGACTGTACCGCTGGATGATGCTGAAATTGATGTGCTGACTGATGATGAAAATTGCAATAATTTAGAGATGTCACCCAAGGAAAACACTGACGATGAGGTCATTATTTTAGAACCATCTGTTAATTGTGGAACAGCAAATTTAACACATTCAAGTAAAGATTTTCAGGTGAATGTTTCTGATGGTGGAATAAGGCGTTTTTCCTGTAACCGATGTCAGAAAAGCTATTCTAGGCGTTTTACGCTAAATCAGCACCTTATGATTTGTAGATCAAGAAAATTAATGGAGCCAAATTCCTATGGAAATGTGTCAGCTAATATCATTGGCGTGAAGAAAAAGTTTCCATGTCCCCATTGCGGTTCTTCATTTACTCGCAAAGATAATATGAATATGCACCGAAAGAGGTGCCAATCCATGAGAGATGCAAACACTTTGGATGGAAATGGGATGTTGGACAAGCAAAACCAAGCAGCCCAGGAAAACATATTTGTGTTGCCACCAGTTTCAAAGAGCCAAGTGAGACAAGAGGGCGGTAGTAATGTTGGGGGTGGAAGCTGGGGCATTATGTCGTTACCATCTGTACTCCCCAGAAAAGTGACTTGTGAGTGTGGTGCTAGTTTTACTTGTCCTAGGCTTTTGTTTGAACATCTACAAATGCATGCACTAGAGTCTTACATTTGTTCCCATTGTGGTGAGAATTTGCAATCTTGGGCTGATTTTGAAGCACATCAGCAATTACATCTGCAAACTTCAAGGCCGAAAATCGAGGACAAAGGGTCACAGCAGCAATCACATGTGCAGTCTCTGCTTCAGCAAGAGCCAAATCTTCAGACATCAGTGCAGAATTCAAAAAAGGAGTCTCAAGAGCTGTTTAAACCACGTTTAAATATCAGGCCCTTCACAGGGCCATATGTTTGCCACAGATGTAAGAAGATCTTTAGACTACGCAAGTCTTTGCTAAGGCACCTAACACGGAGTTGCAAGGGAGATTCTCCAGCTGAAAACGCGCACTCTTGTTCCCGCTGTGGCATGACTTTCCAAAACTCTTTAGCCCAAGATATCCACATGCGTAGCAACACTTGTACCCCTGCTTTCAAACCACTTCGTTGCCCAGTGTGTGTACGTTGGTTTAGCAGCCTTGAAGGACTCAAGAGACACTTGTTGTCACATAGCCAAGAAGAAAGCTTGACTTGTCAGATTTGTGGTTGCAAATGCTCAAGCCATGCTGCACTTGAGGAACATAAACGGAGTGTCCATGGCACAAACAAGGATTCTGAGTCACCGACTGTTCAGTCAGCACATGTTTCACAAAGCAGCTCATCAGATGCCTTTCGCTGCCAGATATGTCAACGCAGTTACCCAAAACTCCAGTCCCTGAAAGACCATCTAAGAAAGGTCCACAGACCAAAACATCTAAACCCAGTCAGCATTGGCAGTTTTGAGTCCAAGGAATTGTCAAAAGGAATTGTACAGCAAATTCAGACCAAGCAATTTCAGTGTCACATTTGTGCTCGCACATACCAAGATATTCAGTCCTTGAAAAATCACAGGAGGAGGGTCCACCGTATTCTAGGAGGTGGACTACAGCCTTCAAGAGGAAGTCTCCAGCAAAGTCATTCCAATCCATTTCAGTGTCAGATCTGTTCACGTACCTACCCTGACATAAGGTCATTGAGAAACCACAGGAGGCGGGTTCATCGCATCCTGGGTGGTCTTGGTCTTGAAGTATACAAAGGGATTACTCATCAGAGCAATCTTTTTAAGTGCCAGATTTGCCAGCGCAGTTATCCAGACCTAGGAGCACTAAATAACCACAAAAGGAGGGAACACTGTATTTTAAGGGATGTACTTGAGACAACAAAAACAGATGCGCCACACATGGAACAATCGCAGTCAGACGTTTTTCAGGTCGCAGAATCCAGTGGGAATTTTGAGCCTACTGCATAA